The following nucleotide sequence is from Fusarium graminearum PH-1 chromosome 1, whole genome shotgun sequence.
GGCCGTGTTCTTTCATGGCAGAACTTCAAGTTCCACATTGGTTTCAACTACAAGGAGGGTATCGTGCTGAACCACATCACTTTCACCGACAAGGGCATCGAGAGACCTATCTTCTACCGTCTTTCCCTGTCCGAGATGGTCGTTCCTTATGGTGCACCAGAGCATCCTCACCAGCGCAAGCACGCTTTTGATCTTGGCGAGTACGGCGCTGGATACATGGCCAACTCGCTCGCCCTGGGCTGCGACTGCAAGGGTGTAATCCACTATCTCGACGCCGAGTTTGCGGCGCGTGACGGTTCCATCCGTACAATCAAGAACGCCATTTGCATCCACGAGGAGGACAATGGAATTCTTTTCAAGCACACCGACTTCCGTGATGACTCCGTCACAGTCACACGCGCGCGCAAGCTCATTGTGCAGCAGATCTTCACAGCGGCAAACTACGAGTATGCATGCCAATGGGTCTTCCACCAAGACGGTACAATCCAGCCTGAGATCAAGCTCACCGGTATCCTCAACACCTACGCTCTCAACGAGGGTGAAGACGCTGGTCCTTGGGGAACAGAGGTGTATCCCCAGGTCGACGCCCACAACCATCAGCATCTCTTCTGTCTGCGTGTGAACCCCATGATCGACGGCGTGAACAACACTGTTCATATGGTTGACACTGTCGCTAGTGAGGCACCGGTTGGAAGACCACAGAACAAATACGGTGACGCCTTCTACGCgaagaagaccaagcttcGCACAAGCGGTGAGGCCAAGACGGATTACAACGGTGCGACAAGCCGAACATGGGAGATGGTCAACGAGAACAAGCTGCATCCTTATTCTAAGAAGCCTGCTTCTTACAAGCTTGTCAGCAGAGAGGTTCCAGGATTGTTGCCTAAGGAGGGATCTCTTGTTTGGAAGCGTGCTGGTTTTGCTCGCCACGCTGTGCACGTCACTCCTTGTAAGTTCATACATCAACGACCGCCATGATAAAGATTTGATACTAACTTCTCTCAGACCGCGACGATGAACTCTGGGCTGCAGGTCGCCACGTCCCTCAAACATCCGGTGAGCCCTCTCTGGGTCTCCCCGAGTGGATCGCCGAGGGAACATCCAGCACCGAAAACACAGACATCGTTCTGTGGCACACATTCGGAGTCACACACATTCCTGCCCCTGAGGACTTCCCCATTATGCCAGTTGAGCCCATGACTTTGTTGCTTCGCCCAAggaacttcttcatcaacaacccttgTATGGATGTGCCACCTAGCTACTCCGTCACTCCTACGCAAGtggccgagaagaagggtgcTTTGGATCAGCATGACAAGGTCAGTCAGTTGGCGTTTGGCGGTAAGAGTTGCTGCTCTGGAGGAAACGCAGCTGCAAGATTGTAAATCTAGATTGTATGAGTTTGGGAAAAGATTTTATACACCATAGCGCAATTTTAGATACTTATTTATTCATATCGCATAATTGATTCGTATATAAATTGCCATGGTATTCGGATTAGTCCAAACATCAATTTGCAACAATTTGCCGACCCCTTAACGTAAACGTGATAGCTGGCCGCTTGAGCAAGCTGGGCGATGTATGTTCTTTCCCAGATAACCCAAGTTTCAGTGGGACAGACAAATTTATTCGAACCATTCATTGTTGTCCGAGCCATGCTATTTCGATTGTCAGTTATCTTAACATGAATCTACAACTACGAAATATCAAAGATACAAGGCtaccaggaccaggaggTCACATAGTCAGACAGTAGTAATAGCTGACAGAGTGGAAACACCGTGACACCACGTGGTGATAACGCTAATTCCAGTGACAGCACACTATTGATGACCAAGACTCTCATAATAGAACGAGGTTAGAAAATGCTCGGGTCAGAGCCCCTTTCAACCGGATCTGCAAGCCGCTACCTTAGTCTTATCGAGTCCAAAATCTTGGGACGAGACGACTGTCCAGGTGTAACACACCGGTGGCCGCGGACATGACCTAGCGCCAGAGTCCGGTCACTTGGGAGCACTCCAAAACCGGGAAAGGACGGGTTTGTCGCGGAGATGTGATAGCCCGAAGGAACGAAGCTAGTTGGAAAAGGAGTAGACGAAGGATTTGAGCTAGAGGAGACAGTTACCAATGGTTATCCCCTGAGAGGTAGCTGACATGTGTTGGTTCAGGGCCATGTTCAGGTCGGAGCTGACTCGGATATTTTTAATCCCTCGTGGAGATTGCTCGCTAGCTGTATGCAGACAATGGCTCCGACGGTAAAAACATGGGTTAGACGTAGACCCAACGGTGATGTCTCGCGTAATTATAACGCTTATCTCACATTGGAAATGATAGGCTAAGTTACTTCTTGAAATGTGACGCAttcgtctcttgtttttGTCTATGCTTGTGCTGTAAGGCACGGATATTCTATCTATATGGTTTttgaaaagaaaacataCATCTCTGGGTATTCTGATCCAGGCGTGACATaaccaaaagatcatcaatataaaaataaataaaaagacATTAAAAGAAATTCTATACTCCGTGATATACCTTGACAACGCCAGCTGCGGATCTTTCAGAGGACGTCTCCATGTCTTCTGTCCGCACGCTGTCTTTGCTATGGCTCATCAACTCGTCAGGAATACAACCCACTGGACCTCTTCGATCCTCGGGGCCTGCGTCTTCGCTGGTAATCTGAACCTCGCGCTTGGCGTAGATCTTTAGCGGTAAAGCATagctgttgttgatctcttc
It contains:
- a CDS encoding peroxisomal copper amine oxidase, whose amino-acid sequence is MGFTQHHPFDPLTGDEISVAVDVIRKYQSGQLLFNAVTLHEPRKADMLRWLEHPSEGNKPARIADVTVILPDGAVHDALVDLKTRKVQKWEKLDGLQPIITAEELILVEAIIREDPKVIEQCEISGIPKEDMHKVYCDPWTIGYDERFGSNIRLQQALMYYRPDPDCFQYQYPLDFCPIYDAAKKTIIHIDIPSVRRPLSKQKPIDYIPRYINENGGYRKDIKPINITQPEGVSFTMNGRVLSWQNFKFHIGFNYKEGIVLNHITFTDKGIERPIFYRLSLSEMVVPYGAPEHPHQRKHAFDLGEYGAGYMANSLALGCDCKGVIHYLDAEFAARDGSIRTIKNAICIHEEDNGILFKHTDFRDDSVTVTRARKLIVQQIFTAANYEYACQWVFHQDGTIQPEIKLTGILNTYALNEGEDAGPWGTEVYPQVDAHNHQHLFCLRVNPMIDGVNNTVHMVDTVASEAPVGRPQNKYGDAFYAKKTKLRTSGEAKTDYNGATSRTWEMVNENKLHPYSKKPASYKLVSREVPGLLPKEGSLVWKRAGFARHAVHVTPYRDDELWAAGRHVPQTSGEPSLGLPEWIAEGTSSTENTDIVLWHTFGVTHIPAPEDFPIMPVEPMTLLLRPRNFFINNPCMDVPPSYSVTPTQVAEKKGALDQHDKVSQLAFGGKSCCSGGNAAARL